From one Rhineura floridana isolate rRhiFlo1 chromosome 4, rRhiFlo1.hap2, whole genome shotgun sequence genomic stretch:
- the SAMD5 gene encoding sterile alpha motif domain-containing protein 5, whose product MCANIVYEWLKTLKLSQYAESFVDNGYDDLEVCKQIGDPDLDAIGVSMPQHRRLLHEAVQRLREEDETTAGLYFTLEPQSPQPGLPLPEIYTSHLVEQYETKTWKEPPPKHQGNKKRIPRKVGAHSQDLITYPKLKLKIMIRDKLIRDGINLSKPPYSNKRQTACFLDDILLFWLENIKILAISDT is encoded by the exons ATGTGCGCCAACATAGTCTACGAGTGGCTGAAGACCCTGAAGCTCTCTCAGTACGCCGAGTCTTTTGTGGATAATGGCTATGACGACCTGGAAGTGTGCAAGCAAATAGGGGACCCGGACCTGGACGCAATCGGGGTGTCGATGCCACAACACAGGCGCCTGCTCCACGAAGCCGTGCAGAGGCTGAGGGAGGAAGACGAGACCACAGCCGGGCTCTACTTCACCTTGGAACCTCAGTCGCCACAGCCGGGCTTGCCTTTGCCGGAGATCTATACCAGCCACCTGGTGGAGCAATACGAGACTAAGACTTGGAAGGAGCCTCCTCCTAAGCATCAGGGGAACAAGAAGAGAATCCCTCGGAAAGTGGGGGCCCACAGCCAGGACCTGATTACCTATCCCAAACTCAAATTGAAAATCATGATTAGGGATAAACTCATCCGTGATGGGATCAACCTCAGCAAGCCCCCATACTCCAACAAG AGACAAACTGCCTGCTTCCTTGATGACATCTTGCTGTTTTGGTTAGAGAATATAAAGATACTTGCAATTTCAG ATACAtga